The Mycobacterium riyadhense sequence TTTAGCACGTAAGCGTGGTCGTCCAGCGAACCGAGCGGGTGCAGCGCGGCGCGCCGGTACCCGCGGGCCTGGCCGGCGCCGATGATCATCAGCACCTCGGGCCGGTTGAGCGACAGCAGGCCGACCGCGACGCCGGTGCCCGCGCCCAGTGCCTCGAACGCCTGGATGTACTGGCTGATCCGGTCGGCCAGCTGACCACCGGTCAGTGTTGAATCGGCTTGGGTGGTGTCGCCGAGGAACAACACCGGCTTGTTCTTATGCCGCTTGAGCGCGCCCACCAGCAGATGGCCGTTATGAGTCGGATTGCGCAACAGTTCGTCACCCATGTGGGCAAGACTAGAACGTGTTCCAATTTGGGTCGGCTGCGGCCTCGGCTTGCCGAGTGTCCCGCCGCAGAGCGTGACGGTCGCTTGGCCGCGTCCAGTGCAGCCAATACATAGGCGAAGCCTGCCATGCGTCCGGGAATCTACCGACCCCGAAACGGTTGCGGCCGTTCGGCATCACCATGATGGTGTAACGGTTTACATTGGCTTGGCAACACCATCCGCGGCCCCGAAAGGCCAGCCGCACGCACGGATTGAAAGGGGACGGGGAACGGGGCCCAGAAACATGGACACCGCACCCCTGACTGCCCATGGCTGACGCTGACCTCGTCATTACCGGAAGCCTGCTCACCGTCGACGACGCCCGGCCGACGGCCGAAGCGCTTGCGGTCGCCGACGGCCGGATCGTCGCGATAGGCAGTAGAGCCGACGTAGGCGGGTTCATCGGTGCGAACACCCGAACCATCGATGTCGGCGACGGCTGCGTCATGCCGGGATTCGTTGAGGCACATGGTCATCCGCTGATGGAGGCCGTCGCGCTGTCGGACCGGATTGTCGATATCCGCCCGGTTACCGTCCGCGACGCGGGCCAGGTCGTCGACGTGATCCGTCGCGAGGCCGCACAAAGGGGGTCGGCCGGCGCCTACCTCATCGGTTGGGACGCCCTGCTGCAGTCCGGTCTTCCGGAGCCGACGCTGGCCTGGCTCGACGAGATCGCGCCGGACGCGCCGCTGGTGATCATTCACAACTCCGGGCACAAGGCCTACTTCAACACCCACGCCGCGCGGCTCAACGGGCTGACCCGGGATACTCCGGATCCCAAGGGCGCCAGCTACGGCCGTGACGCGAACGGGGAACTCGACGGCACTGCCGAGGAAATAGGCGCGGTGTTCCCGCTGCTGGCCGGTGCGATCCAGCCCAGCGACTATCCGGACATGCTGCGTGCCGAATGCGCTCGGCTCAACCGGGCGGGTCTGACCACCTGCTCGGAGATGGCGTTTGATCCGGCATTTCGGCCGATGGTGGAGCAGCTGCGCGGCGAGCTGACAGTCCGGCTGCGCACCTACGAGGTCTCCAATCCACGAATGTCCACCGACGCAACACCGGGCGACGGCGACGACATGCTGCGCCAGGTCGGCATCAAGATCTGGGTCGACGGCTCGCCGTGGATCGGCAATATCGCGCTGTCGTTTCCGTACCTGGACACCGCCGCCACCCGCGCCGCCGGTATCGCGCCGGGATCCTGCGGATGCGCCAACTACACCCGCGAACAGCTCACCGAAATCGTCGGCGCCTACTTCCCGCATGCCTGGCAGATCGCCTGTCACGTGCAAGGCGACGCCGGCGTCGACACCATCCTGGACGTCTATGAGCAGGCGCTGCGCCAGCATCCACGCGACGATCACCGACTGCGACTCGAACACGTTGGCGCCATCCGGCCCGACCAACTTCGGCGAGCCGTCGAGCTGGGCGTCACCTGCAGCCTGTTCGTCGATCAGATTCACTACTGGGGCGACGTCATCGTCGACGGTCTGTTCGGCGAAGAGCGCGGGTCGCGGTGGATGCCGGCCGGGTCCGCGGTGGCCGCCGGTATGCGCATTTCGCTGCACAACGATCCGCCGGTCACACCCGAGGAACCGCTGCGCAACATCAGCGTGGCCGCAACCCGGATTGCGCCGAGCGGCCGCGTGCTGGCTCCCGAAGAGCGATTGACGGTCGAGCAGGCGATCCGCGCCCAGACCATCGATGCGGCGTGGCAGCTGTTCGCGGACGACGTGATCGGCTCGCTGGAGGTCGGCAAGTACGCGGACATGGTGGTGCTGTCCGCCGATCCGCGGACGGTGCCGCTGCAAGAGATCGCCGATCTCGACGTGCGCGCGACGTTTCTGGCGGGCCGCCAGGTCTACCGGCGATGACACCGACGCTGCCCGAACTGCTGGAGCGCCTGCATGTCGTGGCGCTGCCGATGCGGGTGCGGTTTCGCGGCATCACCACCCGCGAAGTGGCATTGATCGACGGCCCAGCCGGTTGGGGCGAGTTCGGAGCGTTCGTGGAATACGGCCCCCACGAGGCCGCGCACTGGCTCGCCTCCGGCATTGAGGCCGCTTACGGGCGGCCGCCGCCGGTGTGGCGCGACCATGTCGCGATCAACGCCACCGTGCCCGCCGTCGCCGCCGCGCAGGTAGCCGAGGTGCTGGCCCGGTTTCCTGGAGCGCGCACCGCCAAGGTGAAGGTTGCCGAGCCGGGGCAGAGCCTGGCCGACGACGTCGATCGCGTCAACGCGGTACGCGAACTGGTCGAAACCGTGCGGGTCGACGCCAACGGCGGCTGGAGTGTCGAACATGCGGTGCAGGCAGCCGCCGCCCTGACCGCCGACGGCAACCTGGAGTACCTCGAACAACCCTGCGCCACCGTCGACGAGCTAGCCGAACTTCGTCGGCGGGTCGACGTCCCGATCGCCGCCGATGAAAGCATCCGCAAGGCCGACGACCCCCTGGCCGTGGTGCGCGCCGGAGCCGCCGACATCGCGGTGCTGAAAGTGGCTCCGATGGGTGGGGTTTCGGCGCTTATCGACATCGCGGCGCAGATCGACATCCCGGTCGTGGTATCCAGCGCGCTCGACTCAGCCGTCGGCATCGCCGCCGGGCTGACCGCCGCCGCAGCCTTACCCGAACTCCGCCACGCCTGCGGGCTGGGCACCGGGGGGTTGTTCGTCGAAGACGTCGTCGCGGCCTGCGAGGTCACCGTGCCCGTCGATGGCAAGCTGACGGTCGGCCCGGTGACGCCCGACCCCGGGCGGCTGGCCGCGCTGGCCGCGCCGCAGGACCGCCGACAGTGGTGGATTGATCGGGTCAAGGCGTGTTATCCGCTGCTGTAGCGTCTCTCGCGTGATCAACCTGGCTTACGAAGACCGTGGCAGCGGAGAACCCGTTGTCTTCATCGCCGGCCATGGCGGCCCCGGACGCACCTGGCACCCCCATCAACTGCCGGCCTTTCTCGCCGCCGGGTATCGCGTTATCACCTTCGACAATCGCGGGATCGGCGCCACCGAAAACGCCGAAGGATTTACCACCCAAACCATGGTCGCCGACACCGCGGAGCTAATCGAGTCGCTGGACATCGCGCCGGCGCGCATCGTCGGCGTGTCGATGGGCTCGTTCATCGCCCAAGAACTCATGGTGGTGCGGCCGGAGTTGGTCCACTCGGCTGTGCTGATGGCCACCCGCGGCCGGCTGGACCGCAGCCGCGAGTTCTTCCGCACGGCCGAGTACGAGCTTTGTAACGCCGGCGTCACACTCCCGCCGGCGTACGACGCGAAAATCCGTATGCTGGAAAGCTTTTCACCCAAGACCCTCAACGATGACAACGCGGCCAGTGACTGGATCGCGATGTTCACCATGTGGCCGACCAAATACACCCCGGGCTTCTATGCCCAACTGGAGGTCTCGCCGACGACGAACCGGCTGCCCGCGTACCGCAACATCGCCGCACCGGTGCTGGTGATCGGTTTTGCCGACGACGTGGTGACTCCGCCCTACCTAGGACGCGAAGTCGCCGATGCCCTGCCCAACGGCCGGTATCTGCAGATACCCGATGCCGGTCATCTCGGTTTCTTCGAGCGGCCGGAGCCGGTCAACGCCGCGATGTTGAAGTTCTTTGCGGGTGTGAGCGGCTAACGGCCCAACGCGCCGCCACCTCATCAAAGCTGCTCAGCGGCGTGGCGCAAACTTGCGCCGGCGGGATTGGCCGCGGTGGCTATGACACCCTGTACTGATGAACCCCTCGACGACACAGGCGCGCGTCGTCGTCGACGAGCTGATCCGTGGCGGCGTCCGCGACGTGGTGTTGTGCCCGGGCTCGCGCAACGCTCCGCTGGCCTTTGCGTTACAGGACGCCGACCGGTCCGGCCGAATCCGGTTGCATGTTCGCATTGACGAACGCACCGCCGGCTACCTCGCCATCGGGCTGGCCATCGCGGCCGGCGCCCCGGTGTGTGTCGCCATGACCTCTGGCACCGCCGTGGCCAATCTCGGTCCAGCGGTGGTGGAAGCCAACTACGCTCGCGTGCCGCTGATCGTGCTATCGGCCAACCGGCCCTACGAATTGCTGGGCACCGGGGCCAACCAGACCATGGAGCAGCTGGGCTACTTTGGCACCCAAGTGCGCGCCACCATCAGCCTGGGATTGGCCGAGGACGCGCCCGAACGAATGGCCGCCCTCAACGCGACGTGGCGGTCGGCCACCTGCCGGGTGTTGGTGGCTGCCACCGGTGCTCGGACCGCCAACGCGGGCCCGGTGCATTTCGACATCCCGCTGCGGGAACCGCTGGTGCCAGACCCGGAACCGCACGGTGCCGTCACACCGCCAGGCCGGCCCGACGGCAAGCCGTGGACCTACACACCGCCGGTCACCTTCGACCAGCCGCTGGAGGTCGACCTGTCGGCGGACACCGTCGTCGTCGCCGGTCACGGCGCGGGCGTGCATCCCAACCTGACGGAGTTGCCGACCGTAGCCGAGCCGACGGCGCCGGGGCCAGCCAACCCACTCCATCCGCTGGCGCTGCCGCTGCTGCACCCCCAGCAGGTGATCATGCTGGGCCGCCCAACACTGCACCGCCCGGTGTCGGCGCTGCTGGCCGACCCCAAGGTGCCGGTGTACGCGCTAACCACCGGGCCGCGCTGGCCGGATGTCTCGGGCAACTCGCAGGCCACCGGCACCCGGGCGGTCACCACCGGGTCGCCCAACCCGGCCTGGCTGCACCGCTGTGCGGACCTTGACCGGCACGCGAACCAGGCAGTGCGCGGTCAACTTAGGGCGCACCCGCTTACCACAGGACTGCACGTCGCCGCCGCCGTGGCGGATGCGCTCAGGCCCGGTGACCAGCTGGTACTGGGGGCGTCCAACCCGGTGCGCGACGCGGCGCTGGTGGGCCTGGACACCCACGACATCCACGTGCGGTCCAATCGGGGCGTCGCCGGCATCGATGGCACTGTGTCCACCGCCATCGGGGCGGCACTGGCTTACGAGAGGGCCCGTACCGGCCGGACGATCGCGCTGATCGGCGACCTGACGTTCGTCCACGACAGCTCCGGGCTGTTAATCGGTCCCACCGAACCGACGCCGCGAAAGCTGACGATCGTGGTGTCGAACGACAACGGCGGTGGCATCTTCGAACTGCTCGAGCAGGGCGACCCGCGGTTCGCGGACGTGTCATCGCGGATCTTCGGTACCCCCCATGACGTCGACGTGGGAGCGCTGTGTCGGGCTTACCACGTGGAGAGCCGGCAGATCGAGGTCGACGAGTTGCGGTCGGCGCTCGACGAGGCCGGCCCCGGCATGCGCGTGTTGGAGGTCAAGGCGGACCGGTCCTCGCTGCGGCAGCTGCACGCCGCGATCAAGGCGGCCCTGTGAGGATCGCGTGATTTCGCCAAAATTGATGCTGCGCATTCTCGTTCACGGCACCAGCGAAGAACTGCCGGACACCCGCGCGCGGATTGTGGTGCGGTGGGCGCGAATTGCCATCCTGATCATTGCGGTTCTGGTCACGCTGCAGTCGGTGCTGTTGGTGGCCGGGGCCTGGCGCAACGATCTGGCCATCGACCGCAACATGGGCGTCGCGCGGGCCGAGGTGCTCAGCGCCGGGCCGCGGCGCTCAACCATCGAGTTCGTGACGCCGGAGCGCGTCACTTATCGGCCCGAACTCGGTGTGCTGTATCCGTCCGAGCTGGCCACCGGTATGCGGATTTACGTCGAATACAACAAGAACGATCCCAACCTGGTCCGGGTGCAGCACCGTAACGCCGCACTGGCGATCATCCCGGCGGGGTCTATCGCGGTGGTGGCCTGGCTGGCCGCAATCGTTGCGCTGGTCTTCCTGGCACTCCTGGACAAGCGCCTGAATCGGTAGATTTCGCGTCCCGTATTCCCGTCGGCAACCTTTCCGACAGCCGTCGCTGACACGGTGGTGGCGTGCGCGTTGCGATCGTCGCCGAGTCGTTCCTCCCGAACGTCAACGGTGTCAGCAACTCGGTGATTCGGGTGCTCGAGCACCTGCGTCGGACCGGTCACGAAGCCCTCGTCATCGCCCCGGATGCACCCCCGGGTGAACCCGGTGCCGACCGCCTGCACGACGGCGTCCGGGTACACCGGGCGCCGTCGCGAATGTTCCCCAAGGTGACCACGCTGCCGCTGGGGGTACCCACCCCCCGAATTCTGCGTGTGCTGCGCGGTTTCGATCCCGACGTGGTGCATTTGGCGTCGCCGGCACTGCTCGGCTACGGCGGGCTGCGGGCTGCGCGCCGTCTCGGAGCGCCCACGGTCGCGGTATTCCAAACCGACGTACCGGGTTTCGCGGCGAGCTACGGAATCCCGATGACCGCGCGGGCCGCGTGGGCATGGTTCCGGCACCTGCACGGTCTCGCTGACCGCACCCTAGCGCCTTCCACGGCAACGATGGAAGTCCTTGCTGCCCAAGGCATCCCGCGGCTCCATCGGTGGGCGCGCGGGGTGGATCTGCTCCGGTTTGCACCGTCGGCGCGAGATGAGGCGTTGCGGCGCCACTGGTCGCCGGACGGAAAGCCGATCGTTGGCTTCGTGGGCCGGCTCGCACCCGAGAAGCATGTCGATCGTCTCGCGGCTCTGGCGGCCGGCGGCGCGGTGCGGCTCGTGATCATCGGCGATGGAGTCGACCGACTCAAGCTGCAATCGGCAATGCCGACAGCGCTTTTCACTGGCGCGCTGTATGGCGACAAGCTCGCCGCGGCGTACGCCAGTATGGACGTATTCGTGCATCCCGGCGAGCATGAGACGTTCTGTCAGGTCGTACAGGAGGCGCTGGCGTCGGGGCTGCCGGTGATTGCCCCCGACGCCGGCGGTCCGCGAGATTTGATCACTCCGCGACGCACCGGGCTGCTGCTACCCGTCGACGAATTCGAGGCCCGGCTCCCCGCAGCCGTAGCTCACCTGATCCGCGAACGCGACCGCTACGCGCCCGAAGCTCGGCGCAGTGTGCTCGGCCGTAGCTGGTCGGTGATCTGTGACGAGCTGGTCGGCCACTACGAGGCGGTGCAGGGGATGCGACGGGTTCAGGCTGCCTA is a genomic window containing:
- a CDS encoding amidohydrolase; its protein translation is MADADLVITGSLLTVDDARPTAEALAVADGRIVAIGSRADVGGFIGANTRTIDVGDGCVMPGFVEAHGHPLMEAVALSDRIVDIRPVTVRDAGQVVDVIRREAAQRGSAGAYLIGWDALLQSGLPEPTLAWLDEIAPDAPLVIIHNSGHKAYFNTHAARLNGLTRDTPDPKGASYGRDANGELDGTAEEIGAVFPLLAGAIQPSDYPDMLRAECARLNRAGLTTCSEMAFDPAFRPMVEQLRGELTVRLRTYEVSNPRMSTDATPGDGDDMLRQVGIKIWVDGSPWIGNIALSFPYLDTAATRAAGIAPGSCGCANYTREQLTEIVGAYFPHAWQIACHVQGDAGVDTILDVYEQALRQHPRDDHRLRLEHVGAIRPDQLRRAVELGVTCSLFVDQIHYWGDVIVDGLFGEERGSRWMPAGSAVAAGMRISLHNDPPVTPEEPLRNISVAATRIAPSGRVLAPEERLTVEQAIRAQTIDAAWQLFADDVIGSLEVGKYADMVVLSADPRTVPLQEIADLDVRATFLAGRQVYRR
- a CDS encoding o-succinylbenzoate synthase yields the protein MTPTLPELLERLHVVALPMRVRFRGITTREVALIDGPAGWGEFGAFVEYGPHEAAHWLASGIEAAYGRPPPVWRDHVAINATVPAVAAAQVAEVLARFPGARTAKVKVAEPGQSLADDVDRVNAVRELVETVRVDANGGWSVEHAVQAAAALTADGNLEYLEQPCATVDELAELRRRVDVPIAADESIRKADDPLAVVRAGAADIAVLKVAPMGGVSALIDIAAQIDIPVVVSSALDSAVGIAAGLTAAAALPELRHACGLGTGGLFVEDVVAACEVTVPVDGKLTVGPVTPDPGRLAALAAPQDRRQWWIDRVKACYPLL
- a CDS encoding alpha/beta fold hydrolase — its product is MINLAYEDRGSGEPVVFIAGHGGPGRTWHPHQLPAFLAAGYRVITFDNRGIGATENAEGFTTQTMVADTAELIESLDIAPARIVGVSMGSFIAQELMVVRPELVHSAVLMATRGRLDRSREFFRTAEYELCNAGVTLPPAYDAKIRMLESFSPKTLNDDNAASDWIAMFTMWPTKYTPGFYAQLEVSPTTNRLPAYRNIAAPVLVIGFADDVVTPPYLGREVADALPNGRYLQIPDAGHLGFFERPEPVNAAMLKFFAGVSG
- the menD gene encoding 2-succinyl-5-enolpyruvyl-6-hydroxy-3-cyclohexene-1-carboxylic-acid synthase; the encoded protein is MNPSTTQARVVVDELIRGGVRDVVLCPGSRNAPLAFALQDADRSGRIRLHVRIDERTAGYLAIGLAIAAGAPVCVAMTSGTAVANLGPAVVEANYARVPLIVLSANRPYELLGTGANQTMEQLGYFGTQVRATISLGLAEDAPERMAALNATWRSATCRVLVAATGARTANAGPVHFDIPLREPLVPDPEPHGAVTPPGRPDGKPWTYTPPVTFDQPLEVDLSADTVVVAGHGAGVHPNLTELPTVAEPTAPGPANPLHPLALPLLHPQQVIMLGRPTLHRPVSALLADPKVPVYALTTGPRWPDVSGNSQATGTRAVTTGSPNPAWLHRCADLDRHANQAVRGQLRAHPLTTGLHVAAAVADALRPGDQLVLGASNPVRDAALVGLDTHDIHVRSNRGVAGIDGTVSTAIGAALAYERARTGRTIALIGDLTFVHDSSGLLIGPTEPTPRKLTIVVSNDNGGGIFELLEQGDPRFADVSSRIFGTPHDVDVGALCRAYHVESRQIEVDELRSALDEAGPGMRVLEVKADRSSLRQLHAAIKAAL
- a CDS encoding DUF3592 domain-containing protein, which gives rise to MISPKLMLRILVHGTSEELPDTRARIVVRWARIAILIIAVLVTLQSVLLVAGAWRNDLAIDRNMGVARAEVLSAGPRRSTIEFVTPERVTYRPELGVLYPSELATGMRIYVEYNKNDPNLVRVQHRNAALAIIPAGSIAVVAWLAAIVALVFLALLDKRLNR
- a CDS encoding glycosyltransferase family 4 protein codes for the protein MRVAIVAESFLPNVNGVSNSVIRVLEHLRRTGHEALVIAPDAPPGEPGADRLHDGVRVHRAPSRMFPKVTTLPLGVPTPRILRVLRGFDPDVVHLASPALLGYGGLRAARRLGAPTVAVFQTDVPGFAASYGIPMTARAAWAWFRHLHGLADRTLAPSTATMEVLAAQGIPRLHRWARGVDLLRFAPSARDEALRRHWSPDGKPIVGFVGRLAPEKHVDRLAALAAGGAVRLVIIGDGVDRLKLQSAMPTALFTGALYGDKLAAAYASMDVFVHPGEHETFCQVVQEALASGLPVIAPDAGGPRDLITPRRTGLLLPVDEFEARLPAAVAHLIRERDRYAPEARRSVLGRSWSVICDELVGHYEAVQGMRRVQAA